The following are from one region of the Rhodopirellula sp. P2 genome:
- a CDS encoding PEP-CTERM sorting domain-containing protein encodes MFRILGLLICLSTSIANGGVVYELNFDSAIPAYSQSGGDGSPSLNLTGTGSIGNGAVLSFTPANASDGAVNFFSNVSLNMGDLLGNPISTQASDYTFSFDAKVEGLESPNTNAYVQAQFKLAGETYQSGFNVTEQFASYQFTLPSGPLDPAAFTSDSPRPEFRFDVFSIGSRFGTDTGNSLSVDNLRISEVTAVPEPSSMALLAIGGAGLVWRRRRANKSAA; translated from the coding sequence ATGTTTCGAATCCTTGGGCTGCTAATTTGCCTTTCGACATCTATTGCTAATGGCGGTGTCGTTTACGAGCTGAACTTCGACTCAGCGATTCCGGCATACAGTCAGTCCGGTGGCGATGGATCACCAAGCTTGAACCTTACTGGTACAGGCTCCATAGGAAATGGCGCCGTACTATCATTCACCCCGGCGAACGCTAGTGACGGTGCCGTGAATTTCTTTTCAAACGTTTCACTGAATATGGGCGATTTGCTTGGCAATCCGATTTCTACTCAGGCATCTGACTACACCTTCAGCTTTGATGCGAAAGTGGAGGGATTGGAATCTCCAAATACCAATGCATACGTCCAGGCGCAGTTCAAACTGGCTGGTGAAACGTACCAAAGTGGGTTCAACGTAACCGAGCAGTTTGCGAGCTATCAGTTCACGCTTCCAAGTGGTCCACTTGACCCTGCCGCATTCACCTCTGATTCACCTCGCCCAGAATTTCGATTCGATGTTTTTAGTATCGGGAGCCGGTTCGGTACGGACACTGGCAACTCTCTCTCGGTAGATAACTTGCGTATTTCAGAAGTCACCGCCGTTCCAGAACCCTCTTCGATGGCACTGTTAGCGATCGGTGGTGCGGGGCTTGTCTGGCGTCGTCGCAGAGCGAACAAGTCAGCAGCCTGA
- a CDS encoding DUF1501 domain-containing protein — protein sequence MQFNRRHLLQTTAAGFGSLALASLLADEVRASGGTAESLGLGAPHFAPKAKRVIFLFMKGGPSHMDTFDYKPQLQKDDGKPLPFEKPRVQFAPTSNLLASPWKFKQYGESGIAVSELFPHVAECVDDLCIINSLHGTNPAHGGASMKLHTGSDVFVRPSMGSWVTYGLGTENQNLPGFITICPTLAHGGTKNWGSAFLPASVSGTPIGNASQPSDQARVKFVKNARLSLEAQRMQLDLAQSMNRGFLETTGPDSALEARIKSFELAFRMQTEMPEALDLESETAATHKLYGIDHETTADFGRQCLMARRFAERGVRFVQITHSNTEVQWDQHGNLRKGHTQNAAEVDLPIAGLLKDLKARGLLEDTLVLWGGEFGRTPTCQGSGQDGRDHNPEGFTMWMAGAGLKTGIQYGATDEYGYYAIENKVHLHDLHATMLHLVGLDHEQLTYRHAGRDFRLTDVAGKVVHDLFA from the coding sequence ATGCAATTCAATCGACGACACCTTTTGCAGACCACCGCTGCTGGTTTTGGATCGCTGGCGTTGGCATCGTTGTTGGCTGACGAAGTCCGAGCGTCCGGCGGCACCGCCGAGTCGCTCGGTTTGGGGGCCCCGCATTTCGCACCGAAAGCGAAACGTGTCATCTTTCTGTTCATGAAGGGCGGCCCGTCTCACATGGACACGTTTGATTACAAGCCACAACTGCAAAAGGACGACGGCAAACCATTGCCGTTCGAAAAACCGCGAGTCCAGTTTGCTCCGACCAGCAACCTGTTGGCTTCGCCTTGGAAGTTCAAACAATACGGTGAGAGCGGCATCGCGGTCAGCGAATTGTTCCCACACGTTGCCGAGTGTGTCGACGACTTGTGCATCATCAATTCGCTGCACGGCACCAACCCGGCACATGGTGGGGCGAGCATGAAGTTGCACACGGGCAGCGATGTGTTCGTGCGGCCCAGCATGGGGTCGTGGGTCACTTATGGATTGGGGACGGAGAACCAGAACCTGCCGGGGTTCATCACGATCTGTCCGACGCTGGCGCATGGTGGCACGAAAAACTGGGGTTCGGCATTTTTGCCCGCCAGCGTTTCGGGGACCCCGATCGGCAACGCCAGCCAACCGTCCGATCAGGCTCGCGTGAAGTTTGTGAAGAACGCACGACTGTCTCTGGAAGCACAGCGGATGCAGCTGGATCTGGCCCAGTCGATGAACCGCGGGTTTCTGGAAACCACCGGTCCAGACTCAGCACTCGAAGCGCGGATCAAGTCCTTTGAGTTGGCATTCCGAATGCAGACCGAGATGCCGGAGGCATTGGACTTGGAATCCGAAACGGCGGCAACGCACAAGCTGTATGGCATCGACCACGAAACCACGGCCGACTTTGGTCGCCAATGTCTGATGGCACGCCGATTTGCTGAGCGAGGCGTCCGGTTTGTGCAGATCACGCACAGCAACACGGAGGTGCAGTGGGACCAACATGGCAACCTCCGCAAAGGTCACACGCAGAACGCTGCGGAGGTGGATTTGCCGATTGCAGGCTTGTTGAAAGACCTGAAGGCTCGCGGTTTGTTGGAGGACACGCTGGTGTTGTGGGGAGGCGAGTTTGGCCGCACGCCAACGTGCCAGGGATCTGGGCAGGACGGACGCGACCACAACCCGGAAGGGTTCACGATGTGGATGGCGGGCGCTGGATTGAAGACCGGCATCCAGTACGGCGCGACGGACGAGTACGGCTACTACGCGATCGAAAACAAAGTTCACCTGCACGACTTGCACGCCACGATGTTGCATCTGGTGGGACTCGATCACGAACAACTGACCTATCGCCATGCCGGTCGAGATTTCCGGCTGACGGATGTTGCAGGCAAAGTGGTTCACGACTTGTTCGCGTAG
- a CDS encoding PSD1 and planctomycete cytochrome C domain-containing protein, with amino-acid sequence MHLIHLGRPLVDHGADVRSHPVGLGIGLMQRIVICAVWGWLVMSPIAAQSAEDTEQIETVQATAEQLDFFESKIRPLLIDHCYECHGEDSQESELRVDTLAGMLTGGLAGASLVPGKPTSSLLVTAVRYQDNDLKMPPDEKLSDVQIADVIRWVEMGAPHPDSNTVGPIVQRGEVDVQEGRKHWAFQLPVKAIPPAVGNASTDAPNPIDAFVLAELRANGLRPNPPADKRTLLRRVTFDVTGLPPTPEEVESFLADDSRDAFASVVDRLLASPHYGERWGRHWLDVARYADSNGLDENVVHGNAWRYRDYVVQSLNEDKPYNEFVVEQLAGDLLDSGDDVELRHERLIATGFLVLGPKVLAEQDEAKMEMDIIDEQIDTVGRSLLGLTLGCARCHTHKFDPISHHDYYGLAGIFQSTQTMDSYKTVAKWHENSIETPEQAAELTAHKERIAAREKLIADRVAAAKSDLDPPADTDAKPDEVEKQFPAEIQAELKTLREELTTWKEATPELPTAMGVVDGEIVDTAVHLRGSHLTLGDVVARRVPEVLALDDQPAIPVMQSGRLQFARWLTNGRHPLTARVMVNRLWRGHFGKGLVSTVDNFGLKGSPPTHPELLDWLAVRFVEEGWSIKAMHRMILLSQTYQRSSDFDASNAELDPGNQWYWRYSLRRLEAEAIRDGLLAVSGQLDRTTGGNIMQYKNREYVFNHTSQDKSKYDSTRRSIYVPVIRNHLYDMFQLFDYTDASVLTGDRNTSTIAPQALFLMNSEMVSDLTFALADRLLEDNTDSAQRVRRLYLEAYGRPPSDVEISDGLRFLSQFETLLHQNKSEPADGGLGWERSAWQAFCQAVVSSSEFVYVR; translated from the coding sequence ATGCATCTGATCCATTTGGGAAGACCGCTCGTCGACCACGGTGCCGACGTTCGTTCGCATCCGGTCGGCTTGGGAATCGGGCTGATGCAGCGAATCGTGATTTGTGCTGTGTGGGGCTGGTTGGTGATGAGCCCGATCGCTGCTCAGTCCGCGGAGGATACCGAGCAGATCGAAACAGTGCAGGCCACGGCGGAACAGCTTGACTTCTTTGAGTCCAAAATTCGTCCGCTGCTGATTGATCACTGTTACGAGTGCCATGGTGAGGACTCTCAGGAATCGGAACTCCGTGTCGACACTTTGGCGGGCATGCTGACGGGCGGATTGGCGGGTGCGTCTCTGGTTCCGGGGAAACCCACCAGCAGTTTGTTGGTGACCGCGGTCCGCTATCAAGACAATGATTTGAAGATGCCACCGGATGAGAAGTTGTCCGATGTCCAAATCGCAGACGTAATCCGGTGGGTCGAGATGGGGGCGCCACATCCCGATTCCAACACCGTGGGGCCGATCGTCCAGCGGGGCGAGGTCGATGTGCAGGAAGGCCGCAAGCATTGGGCGTTCCAACTGCCCGTCAAAGCCATTCCGCCAGCGGTTGGCAATGCATCCACAGACGCTCCGAACCCGATCGATGCGTTTGTGCTGGCTGAATTGCGAGCCAATGGCTTGCGTCCCAATCCACCGGCCGACAAGCGAACGTTGCTGCGGCGAGTCACGTTTGACGTGACCGGGTTGCCGCCGACACCAGAGGAAGTCGAATCCTTTCTGGCCGATGATTCTCGCGATGCGTTCGCTAGCGTGGTCGATCGTTTGCTCGCGTCGCCTCATTACGGTGAACGGTGGGGACGCCACTGGTTGGACGTCGCACGCTACGCCGATTCAAACGGTCTCGACGAAAACGTGGTTCATGGGAACGCCTGGCGCTACCGCGATTACGTCGTGCAATCGCTCAACGAGGACAAGCCTTACAACGAATTCGTGGTCGAACAATTGGCGGGCGATCTGCTGGATTCCGGCGATGACGTGGAACTTCGTCACGAGCGTTTGATCGCGACGGGTTTCCTGGTGTTGGGGCCGAAAGTTTTGGCCGAGCAGGACGAAGCCAAGATGGAAATGGACATCATCGACGAGCAGATCGACACCGTCGGTCGCAGTTTGCTGGGGCTGACGCTCGGATGTGCCCGCTGTCACACGCACAAGTTTGATCCGATCAGCCACCACGACTACTACGGGTTGGCTGGGATCTTTCAAAGCACGCAAACGATGGACAGTTACAAGACGGTCGCCAAGTGGCACGAGAACTCGATTGAAACACCCGAGCAAGCTGCGGAACTGACTGCACACAAAGAAAGGATCGCCGCTCGAGAAAAGTTGATCGCTGACCGGGTTGCAGCCGCCAAGTCCGATTTGGATCCTCCAGCGGATACCGACGCCAAACCCGATGAAGTCGAGAAGCAATTTCCGGCGGAGATTCAGGCGGAGCTCAAAACGCTTCGGGAGGAATTGACGACGTGGAAGGAGGCGACTCCAGAATTGCCGACCGCGATGGGCGTGGTGGATGGTGAGATTGTGGACACCGCTGTTCATCTTCGAGGCAGTCACCTGACACTCGGCGACGTTGTGGCTCGCCGCGTGCCGGAGGTTTTGGCTTTGGATGACCAACCCGCGATTCCAGTGATGCAAAGCGGTCGCCTTCAGTTCGCTCGCTGGCTGACCAATGGACGCCATCCGCTGACCGCCCGCGTGATGGTCAACCGGCTGTGGCGAGGCCACTTCGGCAAAGGGTTGGTCAGCACCGTCGACAACTTTGGGCTGAAAGGTAGCCCACCAACCCATCCGGAGTTGCTGGATTGGTTGGCGGTTCGATTCGTCGAGGAAGGTTGGTCGATCAAGGCGATGCACCGGATGATCCTGTTGTCGCAAACCTACCAACGTAGCAGCGACTTTGACGCGTCAAACGCGGAGCTGGATCCTGGCAACCAGTGGTACTGGCGATACAGTTTGCGGCGATTGGAAGCCGAGGCGATTCGTGACGGGTTGTTGGCCGTCAGTGGTCAGCTTGACCGGACCACGGGCGGGAACATCATGCAGTACAAGAACCGTGAGTACGTGTTCAATCACACGTCGCAGGACAAATCCAAATACGATTCAACCCGGCGTTCGATCTACGTGCCCGTGATTCGCAATCACCTGTATGACATGTTTCAATTGTTCGACTACACCGACGCGAGCGTTTTGACCGGTGATCGAAACACCAGCACGATCGCGCCGCAGGCTTTGTTCCTGATGAACTCGGAAATGGTGTCCGACCTGACATTTGCGTTGGCGGATCGTTTGCTGGAAGACAACACCGACTCTGCCCAGCGAGTCCGCCGGTTGTACTTGGAAGCTTATGGGAGACCGCCCAGCGACGTGGAGATTTCCGATGGCCTTCGCTTCCTCTCGCAGTTTGAAACGCTTCTGCACCAGAACAAGTCTGAGCCCGCTGACGGCGGATTGGGTTGGGAGCGATCGGCCTGGCAAGCGTTCTGCCAAGCCGTGGTTTCGTCCAGCGAGTTCGTTTACGTCCGTTAG
- a CDS encoding LamG-like jellyroll fold domain-containing protein: protein MSEQAREPEFDQQLGRLLDGELSDAQTERLAHSLANDDALQRRYRDQVEMDEGLAMLVREERAGQRFVQLLDQRLDAESQKFDFLHSVLDRSSLNAARDQLRRWAPLAAVGIAACLMVAFWIGMWTGRHAGVAQTGSDPAMHPQATTMTESEPADPSVALLKRVVNVEWTGDAAFRMGDSVSSNQTLDLKSGWVQLQFFRGAVLTLEGPAKLEIRDPNLVMLHAGKAWANVPVPARGFTVLTPETKIVDLGTEFGVSANPGERTEVHVFDGLVELHDPSASGDAASLHELVTGQSMSVDGNGNSRPETTRIAKMPSESLLQQNQAERRQHRIERWRRWSAEIRKDPRVLMYYDFAAPDQSGSETSPTTLPNLAAAQENSNGSIIGCAWSEGRWPGKTALDFKRPSDRVRFHLAGEYKSITLAAWVRVDGLDRLLSSLLLTDGWDQGEVHWQFDQRGQLGLSVGQVSGVAWRYTPPLVDLTRLGQWIHVASVFDGTSQTVRHYFNGQRVPCEGKLQYDGPIRIGDAELCNWGRPVDKSSHAIRNFNGRMDEFLMLDDALDEAEILQIYHAGNPKF from the coding sequence ATGAGCGAACAAGCTCGGGAACCAGAGTTTGACCAGCAACTCGGACGTTTGCTCGACGGCGAACTCAGTGACGCACAGACGGAACGTCTGGCTCATTCGCTGGCGAATGACGATGCATTGCAGCGGCGCTACCGCGACCAAGTCGAAATGGACGAGGGGCTGGCGATGCTGGTCCGGGAAGAACGGGCGGGGCAACGGTTTGTGCAACTGCTGGATCAACGGCTGGATGCCGAATCCCAAAAGTTTGATTTTCTGCACAGCGTGCTGGACCGTTCCAGCCTGAACGCAGCGCGAGACCAACTCCGTCGCTGGGCTCCGCTGGCCGCAGTCGGGATCGCGGCCTGTTTGATGGTGGCGTTTTGGATTGGGATGTGGACGGGACGACACGCCGGGGTGGCACAGACCGGTTCTGACCCAGCGATGCATCCACAGGCGACGACGATGACCGAATCGGAGCCGGCGGATCCCTCGGTGGCGTTGTTGAAACGAGTCGTCAATGTCGAGTGGACGGGTGACGCGGCGTTTCGGATGGGCGATTCGGTATCGTCAAACCAGACGCTGGATCTGAAATCCGGATGGGTGCAGTTGCAATTCTTTCGGGGTGCCGTGTTGACGTTGGAAGGCCCTGCCAAGCTCGAAATTCGCGATCCGAACCTTGTCATGTTGCACGCGGGCAAGGCCTGGGCAAACGTGCCCGTTCCAGCTCGCGGGTTCACGGTGTTGACGCCGGAAACCAAAATCGTTGACCTCGGGACTGAATTTGGTGTGTCGGCAAATCCCGGCGAGCGAACCGAGGTGCATGTGTTTGACGGATTGGTGGAACTGCATGATCCGTCAGCGTCGGGAGATGCTGCGTCGCTGCACGAATTGGTCACGGGGCAATCGATGAGCGTTGATGGAAACGGGAACTCCCGTCCGGAAACCACTCGGATCGCCAAGATGCCATCCGAATCGCTGCTTCAACAGAACCAAGCCGAACGTCGACAGCATCGGATCGAACGTTGGCGGCGGTGGAGTGCTGAGATTCGCAAGGACCCTCGCGTGCTGATGTATTACGATTTCGCGGCGCCGGATCAGTCTGGTTCGGAGACGTCGCCAACCACTCTGCCGAACCTTGCTGCGGCCCAAGAGAATTCAAACGGTTCCATCATCGGTTGTGCATGGTCGGAGGGCCGTTGGCCAGGGAAAACTGCCTTGGATTTCAAACGGCCCAGCGATCGAGTCCGCTTCCATTTGGCCGGTGAATACAAATCGATCACGTTGGCGGCATGGGTGCGTGTCGATGGGCTGGATCGGTTGCTCAGTTCGTTGTTGCTGACCGATGGTTGGGATCAAGGGGAAGTTCACTGGCAATTTGATCAACGTGGGCAACTTGGTTTATCTGTCGGCCAAGTGTCAGGCGTGGCGTGGCGTTACACACCGCCGCTGGTGGATCTCACGCGTCTGGGGCAATGGATTCATGTCGCCTCCGTGTTCGACGGAACCAGCCAAACGGTGCGTCACTACTTCAACGGTCAGCGTGTGCCGTGCGAAGGTAAACTTCAGTACGATGGACCGATCCGAATTGGAGATGCGGAACTGTGCAATTGGGGACGCCCCGTCGACAAGAGTTCTCACGCGATCCGCAATTTCAATGGGCGAATGGATGAGTTTCTGATGCTCGATGATGCGTTGGACGAAGCGGAAATATTGCAAATCTACCATGCCGGAAATCCCAAGTTTTAG
- a CDS encoding sigma-70 family RNA polymerase sigma factor, with translation MQRNEFAKLVLEHQARLRMFIRMLGALPDAVDDLAQDAFVVAYERIETLEDIDDAGPWLRSIARNLVRNELRKTSRRRRVVNASLSEAMLAMSDEPITGPWSEDWFAALRVCVDRLPGHGRALVNGRYTRGQNATQLANETEMTPAAVRQALSRLRGLLRTCVETRLTEGAT, from the coding sequence ATGCAACGAAACGAATTCGCGAAACTGGTGCTGGAACATCAAGCCCGCCTACGGATGTTCATCCGGATGCTCGGTGCGCTGCCCGACGCGGTGGATGATTTGGCCCAGGATGCGTTTGTGGTTGCTTACGAGCGAATTGAAACGCTGGAGGACATCGACGACGCGGGGCCTTGGTTGCGTTCGATCGCTCGCAATTTGGTGCGAAACGAGTTGCGGAAAACGTCTCGTCGGCGACGAGTCGTCAACGCATCGCTCAGCGAAGCCATGCTGGCGATGTCCGACGAACCCATCACTGGCCCGTGGTCCGAGGACTGGTTCGCGGCACTTCGCGTCTGCGTGGATCGATTGCCCGGTCACGGTCGAGCCTTGGTGAACGGCCGCTACACGCGAGGGCAGAACGCGACGCAGTTGGCAAACGAAACGGAGATGACTCCCGCGGCCGTCCGCCAGGCTTTGTCGCGTCTTCGCGGGCTGCTGCGGACCTGCGTCGAAACCCGTTTGACGGAGGGAGCAACATGA
- a CDS encoding CvfB family protein, producing MMIEIGGTFDLEVLKRTDFGMFLDAGELGEILLPTKHTPDDLSVGDIVEVFLYLDSEDRPIATTQVPKAEVGEFAYLEVKENTPIGAFLDWGLDKDVLVPFAEQHRPMRVGDSYLVFLYLDNQDRITATSKIDKYVSNDPEHGFYPQQAVELIIANSTEMGHKAIVDQSHWGLLYKDEVDQRISFGQTIQGYVKHVRVDGKIDLSLKSGQQIRDDFSQAIQSHLEENGGFAPVHDKSPPNEIFDLFRMSKGQFKKAIGALYKQQVIAIEQDGIRLL from the coding sequence ATGATGATCGAAATCGGCGGAACGTTTGACTTGGAAGTGCTCAAGCGAACCGACTTTGGAATGTTTTTGGACGCCGGGGAACTGGGCGAGATCCTGCTGCCCACCAAGCACACCCCGGACGACTTGAGCGTCGGTGACATTGTCGAAGTCTTCCTCTACCTGGATTCGGAAGATCGCCCGATCGCGACCACTCAGGTTCCCAAAGCGGAGGTGGGCGAATTCGCTTACTTGGAAGTCAAAGAGAACACCCCGATTGGTGCGTTCTTGGACTGGGGATTGGACAAAGACGTCCTGGTCCCATTCGCGGAACAGCATCGACCGATGAGGGTGGGCGATTCTTACCTGGTGTTCCTGTATCTCGACAACCAAGATCGAATCACGGCAACGTCCAAGATTGACAAGTACGTGAGCAATGATCCCGAGCATGGTTTCTACCCGCAACAGGCGGTTGAGTTGATCATTGCCAACAGCACCGAGATGGGGCACAAGGCGATTGTGGATCAGAGCCATTGGGGACTGTTGTACAAGGATGAAGTGGATCAACGGATCAGCTTTGGTCAGACCATCCAAGGTTATGTCAAACACGTTCGCGTTGATGGGAAAATAGATCTCAGCCTGAAAAGTGGTCAGCAAATTCGCGACGACTTCAGCCAAGCCATTCAGAGCCACTTGGAAGAGAACGGTGGGTTTGCGCCGGTTCATGACAAGTCGCCTCCGAATGAAATCTTTGACCTGTTCCGGATGAGCAAAGGCCAATTCAAGAAGGCGATCGGTGCCCTGTACAAACAACAGGTGATTGCAATCGAACAGGATGGCATCCGGTTGCTCTGA